The nucleotide sequence ATCGGAGCTTTTTGCAGTAGTCATAAGATCAGACCAGATAGAATTTATTAGTTCTTTGTTATTAGACTTAAAAGTTACGCTGCCGCCGCGCTCTATGTATTTACCGTAGATAGATGAGAGGGTGGGACCGTAGAAATGGCACCAGCGTAGAGACCATAAATTCCCGGCTTCCGTAGTATGACAATATGGTTTTTTACAGTTGATAAATACGCAGGATCCCTCTGAGAGAGCGTACTCCTTTCCGTCGTAACTGATCTTGCCGTTTCCTGAAAGTACTATGAAAAAGAGAAAAGAATTCAGGTCAGATCTGCTGTTTGAGTGTGCTTTTTTAGCCACAAGTTCGCCGATCTCCTGCAGGTGCAGTAGAGATGACCGCGCAAAAGAGCTCGCAGTGTAAAGTATTCGATTTGAATTAACTGTTGCTGACTCATTATTTACAAAATAGCTCAT is from Lachnospiraceae bacterium C1.1 and encodes:
- a CDS encoding AraC family transcriptional regulator, producing MSYFVNNESATVNSNRILYTASSFARSSLLHLQEIGELVAKKAHSNSRSDLNSFLFFIVLSGNGKISYDGKEYALSEGSCVFINCKKPYCHTTEAGNLWSLRWCHFYGPTLSSIYGKYIERGGSVTFKSNNKELINSIWSDLMTTAKSSDYMRDMKINEHISSLLTYIMSESWHPENRREAGKRQSVLQVKEYMDEHYSDKITLEFLSSQFFISKYYLTHCFKDQFGISISNYLSNVRITKAKQLLRFTENTVENIAISVGIADPAYFSKLFKSIEGVPPTVYREQW